In Oncorhynchus gorbuscha isolate QuinsamMale2020 ecotype Even-year linkage group LG08, OgorEven_v1.0, whole genome shotgun sequence, one genomic interval encodes:
- the sfr1 gene encoding swi5-dependent recombination DNA repair protein 1 homolog yields the protein METTPKTTKSKPVYDTPCYLKSSPCESSSVQKPKQQMSSSLKERLKRSKRSFTSPVSVAKRLNIDDDQLPSTADKETEHGAKTDRPKNIEINRNEITPSECPETRRAGVPGPMPESAQPTHIDLLQLRDQLKREVKERTERLRRLKMVKMYRSKNDLTQLRVLIDKWRSCSQAALYELQSDLPIDGRKASISQLIDLFGVEDGILHFNRTEEDFTNA from the exons ATGGAGACCACACCGAAGACAACCAAATCAAAACCTGTGTACGACACACCCTGTTATTTAAAATCAAGCCCATGTGAATCCAGTAGTGTGCAAAAG CCAAAACAGCAGATGAGTTCTTCTCTGAAGGAACGACTGAAAAGATCAAAACGTTCCTTCACCTCTCCTGTTTCCGTGGCCAAACGTCTTAACATCGATGATGACCAACTTCCCTCAACAGCAGACAAAGAGACCGAGCATGGTGCCAAAACAGACAGACCAAAGAATATTGAGATCAACAGAAATGAGATCACGCCCAGTGAATGTCCAGAGACTAGAAGGGCTGGGGTCCCTGGCCCCATGCCTGAATCAGCTCAACCCACTCATATAGACTTGCTACAACTACGAGACCAATTGAagagagaggttaaagaaagGACCGAGAGACTACGGCGACTGAAGATGGTTAAAATGTACAGAAGCAAG AATGACCTGACACAGTTGAGAGTTTTGATTGACAAGTGGCGGAGTTGTAGTCAGGCTGCGTTGTATGAGCTCCAGTCAGATCTCCCCATAGATGGCAGGAAAGCCAGCATCTCCCAGCTAATTGACCTCTTTGGTGTAGAGGACGGCATACTGCACTTTAACCGCACAGAAGAGGACTTCACCAAtgcatag